In the genome of Streptomyces sp. SAI-127, the window GGGCTTCGGTCCCGGGATGCTGACGGGGCGGTGCGACGTGACCGACCCGCGAGTGCGGCCTCGGCGGCCGCTGCGGCCGCCCGCCGCTTGCGTGCCGCACGCAGCGCTTCCCGGGCGGCATCCGCAGGGCGCGCCTCGGGACCCCCGGGCGCGGCGTCGTGGCCGGCCGGGGCGGGCGGAGCCGGCTCGGCGACTCGATGCATTTCCCCAGCCGGGGGGCCGGCGGAAGCCTCGGAGGGGGCGCCCGCGTCACGTTGACCTGTGTCGACGTCCGCATCCGCACTCGGGGCACGCCGGGCCGCGACGGCTCCCCGTAGGGCCGCGCGGGCCGCGTCACCTGGCCGAGACTCGGGCGGGACCGGGTCGGGCACGGCGTTTCCGGGCGCCGCGAGCGCCGGGTCCTGGCCGCCATGCGTCCCGGGCTCATCGGCATCTGCGTTCGCCCGGTGAGTCGCGCTCTCGGCCGCCGAGCGGTTCGCCCCCTCGGCCACGGGGCCGTCGGCGTCCTTCGCCGTAGGCCCGCCGGCCCCCTCGCCCGCAAGGCCCCCCGCACCCCGCGCCGCCGAACTACCGACAGCCTCGACAGCCAGGCCCCCCGTCCCCTGCGCCGATGAGCTGCCCGTCTCCTGCGCGTCAACGCCGTCCGCCCCGGTGGCCGTCTGCCCGCCCGCGTCCTCCGTCCCCTCCCGGGTCGCCCGCTCCCGTGCCGCCCGCAGGGCACGGCGGGCCTCGTCGGCGGGGCCGGGGGTCATGACGGCCTCCGGAGGGAGACCAGGTCGGACAGGTCGCGGTCGGTGAGTTCCGTGAGGGCGGACTCGCCGGAGCCGAGGATCGCGTCGGCGAGGGCGCGCTTGGACTCGAGCATCTCGGCGATGCGGTCCTCCACGGTGCCCTCGGTGATGAGGCGGTGGACCTGGACGGGCTGGGTCTGGCCGATGCGGTACGCGCGGTCGGTGGCCTGTTCCTCGACGGCCGGGTTCCACCAGCGGTCGAAGTGCACGACATGGCCCGCGCGGGTGAGATTGAGGCCGGTGCCCGCCGCCCGCAACGACAGGACGAGGACCGGAATCGCACCGCTCTGGAAGCGGTCCACCATGCGCTCACGCTCCGGCACCGGCGTACCGCCGTGCAGCAGGTCCACCGGGACCGCACGGGCGGCGAGGTGGGCGGTGATCAGACGGGCCATCCCCACGTACTGCGTGAAGACGAGCGCGGAGCCGTCCTCGGCCAGCAGGGTGTCCAACAGCTCGTCCAGCAGGGCCAGTTTGCCCGAGCGGGCGACCAGCCGCTCGCCGGCCGTCGCCGGGACCTCCTCCTTCAGATACAGCGCGGGGTGGTCGCAGATCTGCTTCAGCGCCCCCAGCAACTTCAGCACCAGGCCCCTGCGCGCGATGCCCTCAGCCGTCTCGATCGCCAGCATCGACTCGCGCACCACCGCCTCGTACAGCGAGGCCTGTTCGCGTGTGAGGGGGACCGGATGGTCCGTCTCCGTCTTGGGCGGCAGCTCGGGGACGATGCCGGGGTCGGACTTCTTGCGGCGCAGGAGGAAGGGCCGCACCAGCCTCGCCAGCCTGGTCACCGCCTCCTCGTCCTCGCCGTTCTCCACCGCGCGCGCGTGCCGGGCGCGGAAGGACTTCAGAGGGCCGAGGAGTCCGGGGGTCGTCCAGTCGAGCAGCGCCCACAGTTCGGAGAGGTTGTTCTCGACCGGCGTGCCGGTCAGGGCCACGCGCGCGGGCGACGGGATCGTGCGCAGGGCCTTCGCGGTCGCCGAGTACGGGTTCTTCACGTGCTGGGCCTCGTCCGCCACGACCATGCCCCAGCGCTGCTCGGCCAGCCTCGCCGCCGCCGCCCGCATGGTGCCGTACGTGGTGAGGACGAAGCCGCCGTCGAGGTCGTCCAGGCTGCGGTCCGTGCCGTGGAACCGGCGGACCGGGACGCCGGGTGCGAACCGGGTGATCTCCCGCTGCCAGTTGCCCAGGAGCGAGGCCGGGCAGACGACGAGGGTCGGCTCGCGGCGCGCCCGGCGCAGGTGCAGGGCGATGACGGTGATCGTCTTGCCGAGTCCCATGTCGTCGGCGAGACAGCCGCCGAGGCCCAGCGAGGTCATGAGGTCCAGCCAGGCCAGGCCGCGGAGTTGGTAGTCGCGGAGGGTGGCGTGCAGGCCCGGAGGTGGTTCGGCGGGGTGGACGCCGGTCGTCAGGCGGTCGCGCAGGGCGGCGAGCGTGCCGACCGGGACCGCCTCCACCGTCTCGCCGTCGACCTCGGCGCTGCCGCTGAGGGCGACGGAGAGCGCGTCGACCGGGTCGAGCAGGCCCAGTTCACGCTTGCGCGCCTTGCGCACGAGGGCGGGGTCCACCAGCACCCACTGGTCCCTGAGGCGTACGACGGGGCGGTGGGCCTCGGCCAGCGCGTCCATCTCGGCCTCGCTGAGCGGGTCGCCGCCGAGCGCCAACTGCCAGCGGAACTGAAGGAGTTCCTCGCTCTCGAAGAATCCGGTGCCGTCGGTCGCCGAGCCCGGCGCGGGTCGTACCACCGCCGCCGCGGTGAGGTCCTGCGCGAGGTCCCGCGGCCAGTGCACCGCGACCCCGGCAGCCGCGAGCCGGGACGCCGCAACGCCGAGAAGGTCACCCAACTCCTCGTCGGACAGGGCCAGTACATCGGGTACGTCCTGCTCCGAGAGCCGGTCCAGGGGCGGCCACACCCGGGCGGCGCGCCGCACCGCGAGGGCCGCGTCGACGCGTGCGCGTGGTCCGAAGACGGCGTCGGCGTCCCCCGCCCACAGGGCTGCCGCGTCGGCCACGAGGGTCGGGTCGGCGAGGCTGTGCACCTGGACGATCGCGGCGCCCGCGCTGCGCGCACCGTCGGCGTCGGCGTTGAACAGGTTGTACGCCGACAGGTCCAGGCGGAGCGAGATCCGCACTCCCGCGTCCATCCCGGCGGCGACCTCCGCGGCCCAGTCGTGGGCATGCGGCAGCCGCTGCGGGGCCCGGGCCGCGAAGGGCTTGCCGGAGGCGTGCGGTGCGGCGGGGGTGCGGGGCAGGGTGTCGGCGACCGCGTCCAGGAAGGAGCGCATCAGTGCTTCCGGTTCCGGCAGCCGGAGCGGGCCGGGGCCGGGCAGCGGGACCGCGTGGCCCTCGTGGGGCAGGGCGGCCGCGACGGCGCGGAGGTGGGCGATGTCGTCCGGGTCCAGCGGCCCGGCCCGCCAGGCGTCGTGGCCGGTGGCGGTGAGTCCGGGCAGCAGGCGGCCGCGGGCGGTCAGCCGCAGCGCGTGCAGGGCGGCCGCGCCCCAGCAGGCCGTGGCGGGATGGGCGGCGGGATCGCGCCGGGCCCGGACAAGGAGCGGCAGGGCCGCGCCGACCGGGAGCGAGAGGGCGGGGGCGGTGTGACGTCGGACTCCGGCTCCGTGCGGTCGTACGACAGTGAGCTCGGTGTGCTCGAGCGGCGCGGCGTCGGCCTCGGGGCTCGCGGCCGGCAGCGGCGCGCCCTCGGGATCCCAGAAGGCGATCCGCCCCTCACGGGGAAGTGGTGCGGGCAGGAAGACGGCTGCGAGCCGGACGGTAACGGCCGCCCCCTGCGGCTCGCCCGTGCGCTCGGCCACCACGGCACTGTCGCTCATACGCCCTGTCACCTCCCGCCCGCATGTCGGATCACTCGTCTTCGACTCTACGGGCGGGGTCTGACAATCGGCTCCGGCGACCGGGTCAGGGGACCGTGCGCGAGACGACGTACACCTTCGGGGCGTTCGGCACGGTCAAATTGACCATGACATCCTGCGTGGGCGCCGGGTCCTTCTGGGAGTGGGTCAGCCCCCACCAGGAGCGCGGTCCGTCGAACCGCCAGCCGCTGACCTTCTGGTCGCGTTCGCTGATGGAGATGTCGCCCTTCTTCAGGTCGGCGCGGCTGACACCCATGCCGGTGAGGAAGGCGGCCAGACCGGCGTCGGTCGTCCGGAACTGGACGTAGAGGCGGCTGGTCTTCCAGTTGTTGGTCTCGTAGGAGGCGACCAGGTCGGCGGGGTGCGGGACCGGCACCTGGTAGAGGCGGCGCTGGACCTTGGACGGCCAGTCGGGAGTGAGGCCCGTCGCCGAGTACTTCGCCTCCTTGTCCTTGCCGCTGTCCCGGCTCTGGTTGGCGGAGATCACCAGATAGCCGGCCGGGACGCCGATGAGCAGGCCGATGATGAGCAGCGTGATCGCCCGGCGGCGGATCATGTGACGGCGGTCCTCGGTGGGCCCGTCCGGTTCTCCGTGGGGAGCCGAGGTCTGGCGCGGAAGAGATGCCGTCATGCGGTGTCCCGGGACGTACGGCGGGCCTCCACGTACCGTTCGTAGCGCTCGTGCCGCTCCACCCGGCGCCGGTTGGCACGCCGGAAGCGGCGCGCGACCAGGCGGGCGAGGTCGGCGGCGCCCACCATGCCGGCCTCGGGGCCGAGCTGGGCGCGGGCGATGCGGGCCTCGGGGCGGTAGCCGCGGCCGGTGAGCTGGCGCTTGAAGGCGTCCCGCGCGGGGCCGATCAGCAGGTCGTCGGCCGCGCTGACGCCGCCGCCGATGACGAAGCAGGACGGGTCCAGGGCGGCAGCGAGGTTGGCGATGCCGACGCCGAGCCACTGGCCGATGTCCTGGAGCAGCTCGATGCACATCGCGTCGCCGTCGCGGGCCAGCTCGGTGATCATCGGACCGGTGATGTCGGCGATGTTGCCCTTGACGTGCTCGATGATCCCGTACGCCACCGGGGAGTCCGCGGCGGCCAGCTCCCTGGCCTCCCTGACGAGCGCGTTGCCGGAGCTGTACTGCTCCCAGCAGCCGCGGTTGCCGCACGGGCAGCGGTGGCCGCCGGGGACGACCTGCATGTGACCGAACTCGCCGGCGACACCGTACTTGCCGCGCTTGACCTGGCCGTCCTCCAGGATCGCGCCGCCGATGCCGGTGCCGAGCGTGATCATGACGAGGTGATCCTCGCCACGCCCCGCGCCGAAGCGCCACTCGGCCCAGGCGGCGGTGTTCGCGTCGTTGTCCACCAGGACGGGGACCGCGAGGCGGCCGGCGATGCGGTCGCGCAGCGGCTCGTTGCGCCAGGACAGGTGGGGGGCGAACAGCACGCGGTTGCGGTCGGCGTCGACCCAGCCGGCCGCGCCGATGCCGACCGCGTGCACGTCGTGGCGGTCGGACAGGTCCAGGACCAGTTCGACGATGGTGTCCTCGACGACCTTGGGGCTCTTGGACTTGTCCGGGGTCTCGGTGCGGACCTTCTCCAGGATGTTGCCGTCGGCGTCGACGACACCCGCCATGACTTTGGTGCCGCCGATGTCGATGCCCACCGTCGGCACGCGGGGTGCGGTCAGGTGTGAGCGGCGTTCCCTCGTGCCGACGGTCCGCAGGGCGGGGGCGCGGCGGGAGCCTATGGGGGCGCTGAAGTTGCCGTAGGTGCTCATCGGCCCCGATTCTGCCTCACCGTGTGTACGGGTGCTGTGCGGGGGAGCGAAGGGTAGGGCGCGCTTCATGCCGGGTGCGGGTGGTTCGTGGCTGGTCGCGCCGTTCCCCGCGTCCCTTCAGGGGCGCACCAGGAGCTGGAATTCGAAAGAGTAGCGAGTTGGGCGATATGTATGCGTGCCGTATTCGACCGCTCTGCCCGTGTCGTCGAAGGTCACTCGTTGCATGGTGAGGAGCGGGGCGCCCGCCTCCTCGGCCAGGCGTTCCGCCTCCGCCTGCGAGGCTGCTCTCGCGCCGATGGACTGGCGGGCGCTGTGCAGGGTGATGCCCGCCGCGCGCATCATGCGGTACAGGCCGGTGGCCTCCAGCTGGGCGGTGTCCAGGTCGAGGAGGGCTGGGGGCAGGTAGTTGCACAGGTACGCCATCGGCTCGCCGTGCGCGAGGCGCAGGCGTTCCACCCGGTGTACGTCGCTGCCCTCGGCGACGCCGAGCGCCGCGGCGATCTCGGCGGTGGCGGGGACGACGGTGTTGACGAGGACCTTGGTCGCGGGGCGCTGACCGGCCGCCTCAAGGTCGTCGTAGAGGCTGCTGAGCTCCAGCGGGCGCTTGACCTGGCTGTGTACGACCTGGGTGCCGACTCCGCGGCGCCGCACCAGCAGGCCTCTTGTCGACGAGCGACTGGATGGCCTGGCGCACGGTGGGCCGGGACAGGCCGAGCCGGGCGGCGAGCTCGATCTCGTTGCCCAGCAGGCTGCCGGGGGTGAGCGTTCCGTGCTCGATCGCGGCCTCCAACTGCTGGGACAGCTGGAAGTACAACGGCACCGGGCTGCTGCGGTCCACACTGAGCTCGAGCGTCACGGTCGGGTCCACTCCTGGTTTCGGCACGGGCCCGAGCGTAGCTCCGTGCGTTGTTGACGGGAAGTCGTGTAGTCAGATTGTCCGGACATACAGATTGACAGCAGGGGGTTCCCGACCACACTTTGTTCACATGCGCATCGGGGTCATTGGGACGGGCCGCATCGGCACCATTCATGCGAACACGCTCAGCCGCCATCGGGAGGTCGGTTCCTTAATCCTCACGGACGCGGACGGCGCACGGGCCCAGGAGCTCGCGCACCGCCTCGGGGAGACCGCTGCCCCGGGCGTCGACGAGATCTTCAAATGGGGGCGTGGACGCCGTGGTCATCACTACGGCGACCTCGGCCCATGCCGAGCTGATCGGCCGGGCGGCGCGCTCGGGACTGCCGGTGTTCTGCGAGAAGCCCATCGCACTCGACCTGCCCGGCACGCTGCACGCCATCGCCGAGGTGGAGACCGCCGGGACGATTCTCCAGATGGGCTTCCAGCGCCGCTTCGACGCGGGCTACACGGGCGCGCGTGAGGCGGTGCGCTCGGGACGGCTCGGACGGCTGCACACCGTGCGGGCACTGACCTCCGACCAGGCGCCGCCGCCGGTCGAATGGCTGCCGCTGTCCGGCGGGCTGTACCGGGACACCCTGATCCACGACTTCGACATCCTGCGCTGGGTGACCGGGCACGAGATCGTCGACGTGTACGCCGCCGGGTCCGACGCCGGTCCGCCGATGTTCCGGGCCGCGGGGGACGTCGACACCGCGGCGGTCCTGCTGACCCTCGACGACGGGACCCTCGCGACGGCCACGGCGACCCGGCTCAACGGGGCCGGGTACGACGTGCGCATGGAGCTCGCCGGGGAGCTGGACCAGGTGGTGGTGGGTCTGGACGACCGTACGCCCATCGCGTCCACCGAGCCCACGGGGCCGCCCGCGGCGGACAAGCCGTGGACGGGGTTCCTGGAGCGTTTCGGCCCGGCCTACGAGGCCGAGCTGGCCGCGTTCATCGAGGTGGTCCGGGGCGAGAGAGCGAACCCCTGCGACGGACGCGAGGCGTTGCAGGCGCTACGGGTCGCCGAGGCGTGCGAGGTGTCCCGGCACGAGCGCAGGGCCGTGCGGCTGGCGGAGATCCCGGGCGGCGCGAGCGCGTCCGCGTTCTGAACCCGGCACGCCCGACCGACCTCACTCCAGCACACCCACCAGCGGCCCCGCCGAGCCCTACCACCGCACCGGCAGGCTCCGCACTCCTCTGATCAGCATTCCCGGCAGCCACTCCCCCGCGGGCCCGGCGAGCGCGAGGGCCGGGGTGCGGTCCAGCAGGGTCCGGATCGCCGTGCCGGCCTCCAGGCGGGCCAGCGGGGCGCCCAGGCAGTAGTGGATTCCGTGGCCGAAAGCGAGGTGGCCGCGCGGGTCGCGGCGGATGTCGAAGCGGTTCGGTGCCGGGTAACGGGAGTCGTCGCGGTCGGCCGCGCTCAGGCAGATCATCACCGGGTCGCCCTTGGCTATGGCCCGTCCCGCTATCTCCAGGGGCTCGGCGGCGTACCGGAACGTCGCGTTCTCCACCGGGCCCTCGTAGCGCAGCGTCTCCTCGACCGCGCCGTCGATGAGGCTCATGTCGGCGCGCAGGGCGGCGAGTTGGTCCGGATGGGTGAGCAGCGCGTGCACGCCGTTGGTGATGAGGTTGACCGTGGTCTCGTGGCCCGCGATCAGCAGCAGGAAGGCCATGCCGCGCAGTTCCGACGGGGAGAGCCGGTCGCCGTCCTCGGCGGTGGTGCGGATGAGGTCGCCGAGCAGGTCGTCACTCGGTCCGGCGCACCGCTTGTCCTCGATGAGCTCCGTCAGATACTCACCGAGGCGCAGGACGGCGTCGTACGAACTCTCCGGGCTGGTGGGTGCCACGACCTCCGTGGACAGCTTCCGGAACTCCGTGCGGTCCATCTCGGGTACGCCGAGGAGCTCGCAGATGACGGTGATCGGCAGCGGGTAGGCGAGGGACTGCACCAGGTCGGCGCGGCCGTGCGGCAGCATCTCCTCGATCAGGCCGTCGGTGATCTCCTGGATCCTGGGCCGCAGTTGCTCGACCCGGCGCATGGTGAAGGCGCGGGAGACGAGCCCACGCAGCCGGGTGTGCTCGGGCGGGTCGCTGCCCAGCAGATGGCGGCCGATCAGTTCCTCGTCGTGGAACACCATGCCGATTCTGCGGCCGTCCTTGGACAGCCTCGGATCGGCGAGTGCCGCGCGCGCCTCCTCGTGTCCGACGACGAGCCAGGTCGAGTAGCCGGCGTCGGAGCCGGGCGGTCGCACCCGGTGCACGGGGCCGAGGCCGCGCAATTCGGCGTACACCGGGTGCGGGTCGGCACGGAACGCGTCGCCGTACTCCCCGAGATCGATCACTGCTTCGGTCATGGACTCCCCCTTCACCCTCTCAACGCCCCGTGACCGCGCCTAGTGCCCGTTCGGCTCGGATTCCGCGGACTGTTCCAGCAGTCCCGCGTCGTACGCCAACAGCGCGATCTGCACCCGGTTGTTGAGGTCGAGCTTGGCCAGCACGCGGGAGACGTGGGTCTTGACCGTGGCGACGCTCATGTAGAGGGCGGCGGCGATCTCGGCGTTGGACAGTCCCTGGCCGACGGCGACGGCGACCTCGCGTTCGCGGTCGTTGAGGGCGGCGACGCGCTCACGCGCGCGTGCCCGTCGGGTGTCGGCGGCGGAGCCGACCGCGTGCTCCATCAGCTGGCGGGTGACGGTGGGCGACAGGACGGGGTCGCCGGCCGCGACCCGGCGTACGGCGGCGAGGATCTCGGCGGGCGGAGTGTCCTTGAGGACGAAACCGGCGGCACCCGCGCGCAGGGCGCGCAGGACCTGCTCGTCGGCGTGGAAGGTGGTCAGGACGACGACCTGGGGGGCGTCGGGGCGGCCGCGCAGCCGTTCCGTGGCCGTGAGGCCGTCCACCGACGGCATTCTGATGTCCATGAGGACGACGTCCGGGCGGGTCCGGTCCACGGCCGCCTCGACCTCGGTGCCGTCCGCCGCCTCTCCGACGATCTCGATGTCCTCGGCGCCGCCCATCATCAGGGACAGACCGGCCCGCACGAGGGGGTCGTCGTCGACGAGGAGCACTCTGATCACAGTCATGGGCCTACGTAATCACGCGGAGGCAGGGCGCAATCACCCTTGTGGCCGGGCGAGTTGCGCTGCCGACGGCACCAGGGAACGTCACCCCCACGGCAGCCACGCCCGCACCTCGAACGCGCCGTCCGGCTCCGCCCCGTACTCCAGCCGGCCGCCGGCGAGCGTGGCGCGCTCGGTGAGGCCGATCAGGCCCTGGCCCGAGCCGGGGACGTGCGGCACCTCGCCCTCGGGCGCGGGGTTCTGCACGGTCACGACGAGGCCCTCGCCCGGGCCGCCGGTGACGGTGACCGTGACCTCCGTGCCGGGTGCGTGCTTGCGGGCGTTGGTGAGGCTCTCCTGGGCGATGCGGTAGGCGGTGCGGCCCACGGACGCGGGCACGGCGGCGGGGTCGGCCACGCGACTGTCGAGGATGACCTTCATGCCGGCCTCGCGGGACTCGGCGACCAGTGTGTCCAGCGCGGCGAGGGTCGGCTGGGGCCGGCCCGTGTCGTCGTGGTCCGCCGCCCGCAGCACCCCGATGATCTCCCTGAGGTCCTGGAGCGCCTCGTGCGCGCTCTCCCGGATGACGCCGGCCGCCCGCGCGACCTCCTCCTGGGGCGCGTCCGGCCGGAACTCCAGGGCACCCGCGTGGACGCTCAGCAGCGTCAGCCGGTGCGCGAGGACGTCGTGCATCTCGCGCGCGATGGCTTCGCGGGCGAGCCGCTGCGCCTGCTCGGCCCGCAGTCGCGCCTCGGTCTCGGCGCGCCGGGCGCGGTCACGCAGGCTGAACATGAGCTGCCGTTTGGCCCGCACCAGCAGGCCCCAGCCGACGATCGCGGCGACCAGCACCACGGAGAGGACGACCGAGACGAGGTAGGGCAGGTCCGCGTCGGGCCGCAGCCAGTAGGTGAGTGGGGCCACGGCGATGTTGATGCCGCCCACCCAGGCGACGTACCGCAAGGGGCGGTGCACGGCGAGGGTGAAGACGGCGATCATGCAGGCGCCGGAGGCGGTGTCCGAGAGCAGCCCGAGCGGGATCGTGGCCAGGGCGAGGCCGAGCGGCCGGCGGCGGCGCAGCCACACGGCGGCGCAGGCGAGCGCGCCGAGCAGCTGGTCGAGGGTGGCCGCGGCGTGGGACACATGGGGGTTGTTGCCCACCGCGTCCGCGGCGATCATGCCGATCAGGACGGCCAGGAGGAAGCAGGAGAAGTCGACGATCCAGTCGCGCGCGGTGCGCCGGGGCCGCCGTCCGGGCCGAACGGCGGACGGGTCGAACTCGTGGATCACCGCGGAGGGCAGCAACCAGCGTCGGCCGGGGAAGGCCGGAGGTTCGGGAACCGTCTCGTCACCGCTCACGGTCGACAAATCTACGCAGCGCGGGCCCGCCGCACCCGTCCGTGGACGGCATCCGCGACCAAAGTCGCGACACCGCAGACTTTCGGCGTGGGCGGTCCCGTGGTTCCGATGCTTTCGCGCTGGGAGGCTCGCCCCGCGGCCGATGTCCGTGGGGGGTCCGCGGGGCGAGGGTCCATCCATGAAGCAACTGCTGGAACTGCTCGGTTTTCTCGCCCTGGTGCAGGGCGGAATGGGTCTGCTGCACGAGTTCACCGACTGGCATGTCGGCCTCGTCCAGCGCATCGGTTTCCTCGACGGTTACGAGGTCTACGCGAGCGTCGCCCTGATCGTGCTGGCGTTCGCGCTGTTCGCCGCCGCCGAGAGCCGTCGG includes:
- a CDS encoding DEAD/DEAH box helicase gives rise to the protein MSDSAVVAERTGEPQGAAVTVRLAAVFLPAPLPREGRIAFWDPEGAPLPAASPEADAAPLEHTELTVVRPHGAGVRRHTAPALSLPVGAALPLLVRARRDPAAHPATACWGAAALHALRLTARGRLLPGLTATGHDAWRAGPLDPDDIAHLRAVAAALPHEGHAVPLPGPGPLRLPEPEALMRSFLDAVADTLPRTPAAPHASGKPFAARAPQRLPHAHDWAAEVAAGMDAGVRISLRLDLSAYNLFNADADGARSAGAAIVQVHSLADPTLVADAAALWAGDADAVFGPRARVDAALAVRRAARVWPPLDRLSEQDVPDVLALSDEELGDLLGVAASRLAAAGVAVHWPRDLAQDLTAAAVVRPAPGSATDGTGFFESEELLQFRWQLALGGDPLSEAEMDALAEAHRPVVRLRDQWVLVDPALVRKARKRELGLLDPVDALSVALSGSAEVDGETVEAVPVGTLAALRDRLTTGVHPAEPPPGLHATLRDYQLRGLAWLDLMTSLGLGGCLADDMGLGKTITVIALHLRRARREPTLVVCPASLLGNWQREITRFAPGVPVRRFHGTDRSLDDLDGGFVLTTYGTMRAAAARLAEQRWGMVVADEAQHVKNPYSATAKALRTIPSPARVALTGTPVENNLSELWALLDWTTPGLLGPLKSFRARHARAVENGEDEEAVTRLARLVRPFLLRRKKSDPGIVPELPPKTETDHPVPLTREQASLYEAVVRESMLAIETAEGIARRGLVLKLLGALKQICDHPALYLKEEVPATAGERLVARSGKLALLDELLDTLLAEDGSALVFTQYVGMARLITAHLAARAVPVDLLHGGTPVPERERMVDRFQSGAIPVLVLSLRAAGTGLNLTRAGHVVHFDRWWNPAVEEQATDRAYRIGQTQPVQVHRLITEGTVEDRIAEMLESKRALADAILGSGESALTELTDRDLSDLVSLRRPS
- a CDS encoding sugar kinase; protein product: MTASLPRQTSAPHGEPDGPTEDRRHMIRRRAITLLIIGLLIGVPAGYLVISANQSRDSGKDKEAKYSATGLTPDWPSKVQRRLYQVPVPHPADLVASYETNNWKTSRLYVQFRTTDAGLAAFLTGMGVSRADLKKGDISISERDQKVSGWRFDGPRSWWGLTHSQKDPAPTQDVMVNLTVPNAPKVYVVSRTVP
- a CDS encoding ROK family glucokinase; translated protein: MSTYGNFSAPIGSRRAPALRTVGTRERRSHLTAPRVPTVGIDIGGTKVMAGVVDADGNILEKVRTETPDKSKSPKVVEDTIVELVLDLSDRHDVHAVGIGAAGWVDADRNRVLFAPHLSWRNEPLRDRIAGRLAVPVLVDNDANTAAWAEWRFGAGRGEDHLVMITLGTGIGGAILEDGQVKRGKYGVAGEFGHMQVVPGGHRCPCGNRGCWEQYSSGNALVREARELAAADSPVAYGIIEHVKGNIADITGPMITELARDGDAMCIELLQDIGQWLGVGIANLAAALDPSCFVIGGGVSAADDLLIGPARDAFKRQLTGRGYRPEARIARAQLGPEAGMVGAADLARLVARRFRRANRRRVERHERYERYVEARRTSRDTA
- a CDS encoding cytochrome P450 — its product is MTEAVIDLGEYGDAFRADPHPVYAELRGLGPVHRVRPPGSDAGYSTWLVVGHEEARAALADPRLSKDGRRIGMVFHDEELIGRHLLGSDPPEHTRLRGLVSRAFTMRRVEQLRPRIQEITDGLIEEMLPHGRADLVQSLAYPLPITVICELLGVPEMDRTEFRKLSTEVVAPTSPESSYDAVLRLGEYLTELIEDKRCAGPSDDLLGDLIRTTAEDGDRLSPSELRGMAFLLLIAGHETTVNLITNGVHALLTHPDQLAALRADMSLIDGAVEETLRYEGPVENATFRYAAEPLEIAGRAIAKGDPVMICLSAADRDDSRYPAPNRFDIRRDPRGHLAFGHGIHYCLGAPLARLEAGTAIRTLLDRTPALALAGPAGEWLPGMLIRGVRSLPVRW
- a CDS encoding response regulator transcription factor, producing MTVIRVLLVDDDPLVRAGLSLMMGGAEDIEIVGEAADGTEVEAAVDRTRPDVVLMDIRMPSVDGLTATERLRGRPDAPQVVVLTTFHADEQVLRALRAGAAGFVLKDTPPAEILAAVRRVAAGDPVLSPTVTRQLMEHAVGSAADTRRARARERVAALNDREREVAVAVGQGLSNAEIAAALYMSVATVKTHVSRVLAKLDLNNRVQIALLAYDAGLLEQSAESEPNGH
- a CDS encoding histidine kinase; translation: MSTVSGDETVPEPPAFPGRRWLLPSAVIHEFDPSAVRPGRRPRRTARDWIVDFSCFLLAVLIGMIAADAVGNNPHVSHAAATLDQLLGALACAAVWLRRRRPLGLALATIPLGLLSDTASGACMIAVFTLAVHRPLRYVAWVGGINIAVAPLTYWLRPDADLPYLVSVVLSVVLVAAIVGWGLLVRAKRQLMFSLRDRARRAETEARLRAEQAQRLAREAIAREMHDVLAHRLTLLSVHAGALEFRPDAPQEEVARAAGVIRESAHEALQDLREIIGVLRAADHDDTGRPQPTLAALDTLVAESREAGMKVILDSRVADPAAVPASVGRTAYRIAQESLTNARKHAPGTEVTVTVTGGPGEGLVVTVQNPAPEGEVPHVPGSGQGLIGLTERATLAGGRLEYGAEPDGAFEVRAWLPWG